GGAAAGCTCCGGACTCGAGGTCGCAAACGCAGCAATCGTGACCGCGACTATCGAAGGCGAAATACGGAGCACTGATGCCACTCCCGCCGAACCTCTGACAAACAATTCTCCACCAATCGCGGCAAAGACAATACCAGCGAGCAAAAAAAGATAGTCACTCATATTTCATCCTCCCCCTGCCTGATCGGATCATGACAGGCAAAGGCAAGTACCGACAAACAACCCGGCGGTTAATTGGGGTTGCCGACAACGGTAATATCAACCGGCCGGCCAAACTGAACCATCGCGTTTGCCGATGGCTTCTGGGAAACAACCGTACCGGGTACCAGAAGGTCAGAGTTTTCATAACTGATCTTGCCCAACAATAGACCGTCTTTGACAATGACACTTCTTGCCTGATCGACCGACATGCCGAGCACGTCGGGCACGATGACAAGCCGCATACCTGTCGGCTCCTGCTCGAGTTTGCCGACAATGAACGACACCTGGCTGCCAGACTTGAGCACCACATCGGGCGGTATGGACTGGCTGAGCACCCTGCCGTCCTGATCGGCATCGGAAACAACCTGCGTCTGCACCTCGGCGACGACCATTCCAAGCCGTTCGAGTTCCGTGCGCGCTTCCGCTTCGGTACGGCCAACCAGATCCGGAACGGGATAGCTGGGCTTGTCCAGACGGTTAAGCACCAGAATGATGCTGCGTCCCGGCTTAACTATCGAACCGGGCTCAGGGACCTGATCGATGACCCGATCTGGCGGGACATCGGGCAAATAGCGCACATTATAACTCTTCATCGCGTTCAGACCAACCCTGCGCAATTCCCGTTTGGCGGCGTCATAGGTCATGTTCGTGACATTTGGAACCGTGGTCTGCGAGCCGCTTTCGGTATAGTACGGCAACAGGAAGCTATCGACGGCGACAATGGCGATAATCAGAAGGAACAGAAGAAATATCAGTACTTTTTTCATCTTGGCTGACCGGTCTGAAAATACTGGATTGGCGTTGGTTGAGTTCAATGCTGCCGTTTCATGACAAAATCGACAAGAAGCTGGAGTGAACGCTTGGCGTCACTTTCGGGAAAATGGGCAATCGATTCGAGCGCCTTGTCCGCAAAGCCTTCCGCAACTTCGGCGGCATAATCAAGCCCCCCCTTCCGGGTGACAAAGTCAATTACTTCGCCGCTCCTGACCGAACGCTTCCGGGAGCTTTTCAGAATCGACTTGATCTTGTTCTGCTCCGATTTGTCCGATTGACGAAGAGCGTAGATCAGCGGAAGAGTAATCTTGCGATCCTTGATATCGATGCCGAGCTGCTTGCCGGTTTTTTTGGAATCCCCGGTGTAGTCCAGCAGGTCATCCCTGATCTGGAAGGCCAGGCCGAGAAATTCGCCATAGCTCTTCAGGCTGGCGATCTCGTCTTCGGAGTCGGTGGAGCTGGCCGCGCCGATGGCGCACGAGGTGGCGATGAGCGAGCCTGTTTTGTCGGCAATGACACTCAGATAATCCTCCTCGGTGATGTCAAGGCTGCGAGTTTTCTGGATCTGGAGAATCTCCCCCTCGCTCATGCGGCGAACCGCCTCCGAGACCAAATGCAGCGACCGGTAATCCTTGTTTTCGAGGGAGTAGAGCAGACCCTTGGAGAGTAGATAGTCACCGATCAGCACCGATATCTTGTTTTTCCACAGAGCGTTGATCGAGGGAATCCCCCGGCGCATTTCGGCACCGTCCACCACATCGTCGTGGATCAGCGTGGCCGAATGCAGCAGCTCCACCATGATCGCGCCGCGATAGGTGACGTCGTGGACGCCGCCGCACACCTTGGCCGCAAGAATCACCAGCGTCGGCCTGATCTGCTTGCCCTGCTGCCGGAGCACATAGCGCGTGACCTTGTCAACCAGGCTGTTGCTTGAATGAAGCACCGTTTTGTAGCGCTCCTGGAACTGTTTCAGCTCTTCCGTAACAGAAAATGTTACCACATTAATATCCACAACCTGATCCTTTGTGCTTGGTGCACCGTCAAATGCCCGGCGCGATTGCGCTTACGTTCAAAACCGTGAGAAGTTATCGATATTTCCATGATTGAGCAAATCGGTATCCGTCACCCCTCCTTTACAGCTCTTTCCGGCGAAGCTTTACAGCTAAAAAACCATTTGCGCACAAGAACGATCTTTGTTACTATGAAACGGATTACCGGCTCTCAAGGCACCCAACGCCACACATTGCCCGGCATCCTCCTGAATTTTTCTCAAACCTTGGCCGCGCCTCGCAAAGCGACCCGGCACCGTACTTCGACATGAGCAACGAAAACGAACCAACCATACCGCCAGCGGACGGCAAAGGGACCGGCGCGGAAACCGGAAACGATCAAGAGCCAGCCTTTCCAACGGTACCCGAAAAAGAAGAACAGGAGGAGCTGAAAAACGAGAACAGTCTGGATTTTCCTGAAGACGATTTCAAGGCGCTGGAAAAAGCCCCTGGCGAAATAGCAGATTCAGCCCCCCAGGTTAAAACAGAAACGGCAGAGCCGGAAGGGGAGGCCGAACCGGAAGACGGCATGAGCTTCCTTGATCATCTCGAAGAGCTTCGCTGGAGGCTCATCTGGTCTCTTATCGCATTTGTTGTAGCGGCCATCGTTACCGCATTCTTTTCAGACTTTCTCGTCAACCAGGTACTCATCAGACCACTAAAAGAGAGTGGCCCGAACATTCATTTGCAGAACCTTGTGCCCTACGGCCAGATTTCGCTCTACCTGCAAGTGATTGTTTTTGCGGCATTTGTGCTCGCGTTCCCCTTTCTGGTCTGGCAGATATGGCAATTCGTCGAACCTGGCTTGCATGAAACCGAAAAAGCAGCCAGCCGTTTTATCATTTTCTTCATTTCGATCTGCTTCTTCTCGGGCATCGCTTTCGGTTACTTTGTCTTCCTGCCAATCTCACTGAAATTCTTTGCGGGATTCGGCTCCGAACTCATCGCCAACAACATCGCCATCCAGGACTACATCAGTTTCTTCATGGGCACCCTGCTGACAACCGGTCTGGTTTTCGAGCTGCCCTTCGTATCTTATGTGCTCTCGAAAATCGGTTTGCTAACCCCGGCCTTCATGCGCTTTTACCGTCGCCATGCGGTCGTAGCGCTGCTGATCATCGCCGCCATCGTCACGCCGTCAACCGATATGGTCACACAGGCAGTCATCGCCATTCCGATGATCGTGCTGTACGAAATCAGCATCTACATTTCAGCCGCTGTACAGAAAAAGCGCAACAAGAAGATGATGGAGGAGGGCGTTGCATGATCTGCGACGATGCCCGCCCGAACGTCGTGTTCGAAGCCATCGAAAGTTCATTGCTGAAAGGCAATCCGCTCGGCGATCCGGCCACGCGCCACGTGCCGGTTTACCTGCCGCCATCCTACAACGGAACAGAACGCTTTCCGGTAATCTATCTGCTTGCGGGATTCGCCTCGACGGGCATAAGCTTTCTGAACTATGGTTTTGGCCGTCAGACCCTGCCGGAGATGATCGACTCGATGATCCGGCGCGGCGAGATGCCGAAAACCATTGTCGTCATGCCGGACTGCATGACCCGCTACGGCGGATCGCAGTATGTCGATTCAACGGCCACCGGGCCTTACGAGACCTATCTGACCAGCGAGCTGATGCCGCACATTGACCGCAAATTCCGCACGCTCGCTCACGCGAGGCATCGGGCAGTCGTCGGCAAATCGTCGGGAGGATTCGGTGCGCTCCGGCTCGGCATGAGGCATCCGGAGCTGTTTGCGGCGGTGGGTTGCCACAGCGGCGACATGGATTTCGACCTCTGCTACCGCCCGAATTTTCCCGTCGCGGCGCGGATTCTCGAAAAATATGACGGCAGCGTCGCGGCCTTTTTCACCCGCTGGGAGTCACTCAGCAAAAAGCCACGCGGTGAGTTCGCCCTGCTCGAGCTGATGGCGATGGCCGCCTGCTACTCCCCCGATCCGTCGAAGCCCGCGCCCGGCAACATGCGACTCCCCTTCGAGCCGCGCACCTGCCAGCTCGTGCCGGAAATCTGGGAGCAATGGAAAAGCTTCGATCCGGTGACGATGCTTGAAGAGACGAAAAATCAGGACGCGCTCGGCTCGCTCCGCTTGCTCTTCCTCGACTGCGGGTCGCAAGACGAATACAATCTGCAATTTGGCCACCGGCGCTTTTCGGCGAGGGCCACCGAAATCGGCATAGCTCACCGTTACGAAGAGTTCCCCGACACCCACACCGATACCTCCTACCGATACCAGGTCTCACTGCCACTGCTGGCCAGGGCGATTTCAGAGTAAGACGATCTGCCTCACGACCTTCATCTGAAGACCCGCGAAAAACTCATCCAAATCGATTTCGAGGAAAACGCTGGAAAGGTCATTTTGCTACTCAACCACCGTGAGAAGGCTCTGGTATACCTGCTCGACCTGCGACCGCAACTCGTCGAGGGTGCCGTCGTTGAAAATTACGTAGTGCGCCCGCTCGACGAGCTTCTCCTGCGGCCACTGCGCCTGCATCCGCTTGCGAGCCTCCTCGCAAGCGAGACCTCGAGCGACGGCGCGAGCGAGCCGCAGGCCGTCGTTTGCCGCCACCACGATGATACGGTCGAGATCGCGATCCGCGCCCGCCTCGAACAGAATCGCCGCCTCCTTGCAGAGAATCCGTTTGCCTTCGCGTGCGCAACGCTTCACTTCGTTGACAAAGGCCTCCCTGACCTTCGGATGGATGAGCCGGTTGAGAGCGGCAAGCTTTTCCGGCTCGGAAAAGACAATCGCAGCAATGGCTTTACGGTCGATGAGAAGTTTGCCTGATGCATCGCGCGAGTAAACATCCGGGCCAAAAAGTTTTTCAATCCCCCTGATTACCTCGGGATCTTCAACTTGCAGTTCTTTGGCAATCCGGTCGGCCTCGAACAGTTCGCATCCCATTTCGGCAAGCATGGCGCAAACCGTACTCTTGCCGCTCCCGATGCCGCCGGTCACCCCGACGAGCAATGGCAGGCGCGCCTTCATTTACGGCTTTCTTGATCAAGATTGCGGCGCACCTCCAGCAGCACTTTGCGCCAAAGCTCGGGATTGCGAGAATAAGCGTCCAGCCGCGCGTCAAAGGTTTTCTGGTCGAGTTTGTGCCGGACGAACAGCGTATCGAGTCCCGCCGGAGTCAGGTCGGTCAAGGGGGCCGCATTACCCTTGTCCGTCACTCCGGAACGGGCAAGATAATCGGCATAAAACGCAGCGAAATGAAGGTCGTCTGCGCTGAGCTTATCCTGACGCTGCAAGCTGCAACCAGCCATGAGAAGCCCGAAAAGCGCAACGAAAAACAGACGCCGAAACAGCGCAAGTCCTTTCTGTATTGATGTAAAATTGAGATTCAACTGTCGCAAATTATTTTTTGCCCGCTGAAACTAACAAGGTCAGGAGCCGGGTTAAAGGGTTACTTCCTAACGTAGCCTGCATAACCATAAAAATCAATAGTCACATGGCATATCAGCAACCTGCACTCCCCTACGCCGATAACGCGCTCGAACCGCATATCTCTGCCAATACCATCGGCTTTCACTACGGCAAGCACCATGCGGCCTACGTCAAAAACTACAACGGTTTCGTCGAAGGCACGCCATATGACGCCATGAGTCTCGAAGAGGTGATCATCCAGACGGCAAGTGACGCCTCGAAGACTGGCATATTCAACAATGGCGCGCAGGCATGGAACCACAGCTTCTACTGGAACTGCCTCACTCCGAACGGCGGCGGCGAGCCAACCGGCGAAATCGCCACGAAAATCACCGAAGATTTCGGCAGCGTTGACAAGTTCAAAGAGGAGCTGAAAAACGCCGCTGCAACCCAGTTCGGTAGCGGCTGGGCCTGGCTGGTGCTCGATGGCGGCAAGCTCAAGGTAACCAAAACCGGCAACGCCCAGAACCCGATGACCTCCGGCCAGACCCCGCTGCTCTGCATCGACGTCTGGGAACACGCCTACTACCTCGATTACCAGAACCGCCGCCCCGACCACGTGGCCGCCGTGATCGAAAACCTGATCAACTGGGAGTTCATCAACGCTAATTACGCTGCGGCGAAATAAGCCTGCCGGGTAAAATCTACAACGAAAGGCTCCGTTTTCCGGGGCCTTTCTTGTTTTTCGTCAAATGCTGATGGAAGCTATGGATCGAATAATGAACTGTTCTCCCCGCATTCAATTCATAAGCCTTTTTAAAGCCACGGCAACCGCTCCACTTCGTCGAGATTGACCGTCTTCGCCCTGGCTGGCCATTTAAATGTGATGTTAAAATCGGGCGGATTGATGACCCGTTCATCATAAACCACCTTCAGACTGCGTGACCCTTCCGGATCATCTTCTCGATAGAGGATCATGTCGATCTCTCTCGGCACCCTCAACTCCGCGCCGTTCTTGTCCACCTGAGACTGATAGGCGGCGAACCGGAATTCGACACTTTTGCGACCTGACTGATCGAAATAGACAAGTCCGGTAAGCTCTCTGGTCAGCGGATCGACCACCAGCTCTTTCGTGCCGTTGCCGGACTTCACGGTGAAGCTGACCCGACCGCTTCCCTTCCTGACCGATTCGATGTTTTTGGCCGGCTCAGGCACATCGGCAATACCGAACAGTGTTTCGATCATCCTGCCAAACCCGGCGTTAACCCCGATGATCTTGCCCATATTTTCGCCGTTGTTGCGTCCCACAAGCATCCGGTTGTTCAGCATGTCATTCACGAAGAGCGAGTCGGGACGAATCAGAAGATCGGCCACCGGCCATCCGAGAATACCGGCAGTAACGATCATGCGGGCATCCCTCGATTTCTGTATCTGAACCGTACAGTAAGCCTTCGCTTTGCGCTTCGGTGTTTCCAGGTAGAGATCTGCATATCCATCCAGCGCCCTGACGGTGCTGGCATTCGATGCCACCTCCTCATACAGCCCCGTCATTTCCGGTGTCAACGCCACCCTGTCACCGAGCACGCCAGGCTCTCTGGTTACGGTCTTGAATTGCGAGCATCCGGCTATGACCAGAAAGGCGGTCAGGCCCATCCATTTCATCACTGGTTTTATCCACAGCACTCCATTATTCATCATTACTCCTCTGTCAGACGTTAACATCATAGCTCAATCCATCCGAACCACTCTTCCCGTTGAATCTGAATCCCGGTCAAGGTTGATAGCTCCGAAATGTTATTTTAATTAAATCATTTCTCTGTCAAAACATGAAACCGGGAGTTTTCGATCCATGCACTCACTCTACCTCAAACCAAAAGAACACCGGCGGCTGGTCAGCGGCCACCTGTGGGTTTTCAGCAACGAGCTTCGGGAGGTGCCGCGTGACATTGCCGCCGGAGAAACCGTTCAGCTCTTCACCCACGACGGACGTCTGCTCGGCGCGGGGTTCTTCAACCCCCAGTCGCTGATCGCCTTTCGCCTTCTGACGAGGGGCGAAGAGCAGCCTGACCGCGACTTTTTCCGACGCAAACTGCTCGAAGCGCTGAAGCTGCGCGAAAAAATCTACCCCGAAAGCGAAACCAACGCCTGGCGGCTCGTCCATGGCGAGTCGGATGGACTACCGGGGCTGGTGATCGATCGCTTCGACCGAGCCTTCGTGCTGCAATCATTTTCCGCCGGTATCGACCAGCACCTGCCGCTTTTCTGCGAACTGCTCCGGGAACTGTTCGATCCTAAAGCGATCGTGGTGAGAAACGAGTCGCCGCTCAGGGAGCTTGAGGGGCTGCCGCTCTACCGCGAAACCGTGCTCGGCGAAAGCAGCGACATGCATCAGGAGATCCGGGACAGCGGCATCAGCTACCGGGTCAACATCCTTGAAGGCCAGAAAACCGGTTTTTTCCTCGACCAGCGCGAAAACCGGCGGCACATCCGGAAATACGCCGCCGGCGCGGATGTACTTGACGTGTATACGAATGATGGAGGATTCGCGCTCAACGCCATGCATGCAGGTGCAAAATCAACCACCATGGTCGATATTTCCCAGGAGGCGTTACAACGCGCCGAGCAGAACGCCCGAACGAACGGGTTCGGAAACTTCTCGATCGTGGCTGCAGATGCATTTGAGACTCTTGGACAGCTCAGGCATGAAAACCACACTTTCGATCTGGTGATCCTTGATCCACCAAGCTTCACCAAAAGCCGCAAAACCGTGCCGACAGCCCTGAAAGCCTACACGAAGCTCAATCGTCTCGGTTTGCAGCTCGTCAGGAATGAGGGATATCTGGCGACAGCCTCCTGCTCGCACCATGTTTCCGAAGAGGATTTCCTCGCGGCCATTCACCTTGGAGCAATGCAGGCGGGCAAACATCTGCGACTTATCAGCCGCGCCGCACAACCGCCGGACCATCCGGTGCTGCTCGCGATGCCCGAAACGAGCTATCTCAAATTTGCCTGTTTCTATGTGACAAACCTGTAGCTAACCTAAAAAAAGCGACTTAAACATTTATCTATAGACAAAATCTGTGACATGACCCATATAAAGCGGGAGTAGTCCCGTAAAGAATTTTCGTCATTTCAACGAAAAAAAAATTATGAAATTTCAGCAAAACCCACAAAAAAAGGCGGAAATACGTCACCGACTCAATAAAGTGAAGACAATTCACAAAAAAAAATGATTTCCGTATTGCAAATTCACTTTGCTTATCTATATTTGCTCTGAGTAAACTATGTAATTGACGCCCGTTAATTCACATAGTTTACATGTGCAGCATGATGTAAAGGGGTACGTCATGCTGCTTTTTTTATATGCTCCTGCCATTTTTACGTCACGAACGCTTTTATCATATCATACACGTCCTGCCATGAAGCGGCTCTCAGCTCTTCGATATGCCGGTTTGTGCTGTTTCCGAAACAGATGGTAAAAAGTCCTCTGCCTCGTAACTGCGCCACATTTTCCGGCGAGTCCTCGATGTAGATGTCTGCACCAACCTGCGTCTTCTCTTTTACAAAGCAGAGATCCCAGTATGGAATACCGTGACTATCGAGCCAGTTGACCGTCTGCTGCACTGCCGTAGCATGAAAATAGTGG
The nucleotide sequence above comes from Chlorobaculum tepidum TLS. Encoded proteins:
- a CDS encoding DUF4292 domain-containing protein — its product is MKWMGLTAFLVIAGCSQFKTVTREPGVLGDRVALTPEMTGLYEEVASNASTVRALDGYADLYLETPKRKAKAYCTVQIQKSRDARMIVTAGILGWPVADLLIRPDSLFVNDMLNNRMLVGRNNGENMGKIIGVNAGFGRMIETLFGIADVPEPAKNIESVRKGSGRVSFTVKSGNGTKELVVDPLTRELTGLVYFDQSGRKSVEFRFAAYQSQVDKNGAELRVPREIDMILYREDDPEGSRSLKVVYDERVINPPDFNITFKWPARAKTVNLDEVERLPWL
- a CDS encoding polyprenyl synthetase family protein, producing MDINVVTFSVTEELKQFQERYKTVLHSSNSLVDKVTRYVLRQQGKQIRPTLVILAAKVCGGVHDVTYRGAIMVELLHSATLIHDDVVDGAEMRRGIPSINALWKNKISVLIGDYLLSKGLLYSLENKDYRSLHLVSEAVRRMSEGEILQIQKTRSLDITEEDYLSVIADKTGSLIATSCAIGAASSTDSEDEIASLKSYGEFLGLAFQIRDDLLDYTGDSKKTGKQLGIDIKDRKITLPLIYALRQSDKSEQNKIKSILKSSRKRSVRSGEVIDFVTRKGGLDYAAEVAEGFADKALESIAHFPESDAKRSLQLLVDFVMKRQH
- the coaE gene encoding dephospho-CoA kinase (Dephospho-CoA kinase (CoaE) performs the final step in coenzyme A biosynthesis.), yielding MKARLPLLVGVTGGIGSGKSTVCAMLAEMGCELFEADRIAKELQVEDPEVIRGIEKLFGPDVYSRDASGKLLIDRKAIAAIVFSEPEKLAALNRLIHPKVREAFVNEVKRCAREGKRILCKEAAILFEAGADRDLDRIIVVAANDGLRLARAVARGLACEEARKRMQAQWPQEKLVERAHYVIFNDGTLDELRSQVEQVYQSLLTVVE
- a CDS encoding alpha/beta hydrolase; the protein is MICDDARPNVVFEAIESSLLKGNPLGDPATRHVPVYLPPSYNGTERFPVIYLLAGFASTGISFLNYGFGRQTLPEMIDSMIRRGEMPKTIVVMPDCMTRYGGSQYVDSTATGPYETYLTSELMPHIDRKFRTLAHARHRAVVGKSSGGFGALRLGMRHPELFAAVGCHSGDMDFDLCYRPNFPVAARILEKYDGSVAAFFTRWESLSKKPRGEFALLELMAMAACYSPDPSKPAPGNMRLPFEPRTCQLVPEIWEQWKSFDPVTMLEETKNQDALGSLRLLFLDCGSQDEYNLQFGHRRFSARATEIGIAHRYEEFPDTHTDTSYRYQVSLPLLARAISE
- a CDS encoding class I SAM-dependent rRNA methyltransferase, which gives rise to MHSLYLKPKEHRRLVSGHLWVFSNELREVPRDIAAGETVQLFTHDGRLLGAGFFNPQSLIAFRLLTRGEEQPDRDFFRRKLLEALKLREKIYPESETNAWRLVHGESDGLPGLVIDRFDRAFVLQSFSAGIDQHLPLFCELLRELFDPKAIVVRNESPLRELEGLPLYRETVLGESSDMHQEIRDSGISYRVNILEGQKTGFFLDQRENRRHIRKYAAGADVLDVYTNDGGFALNAMHAGAKSTTMVDISQEALQRAEQNARTNGFGNFSIVAADAFETLGQLRHENHTFDLVILDPPSFTKSRKTVPTALKAYTKLNRLGLQLVRNEGYLATASCSHHVSEEDFLAAIHLGAMQAGKHLRLISRAAQPPDHPVLLAMPETSYLKFACFYVTNL
- a CDS encoding PASTA domain-containing protein codes for the protein MKKVLIFLLFLLIIAIVAVDSFLLPYYTESGSQTTVPNVTNMTYDAAKRELRRVGLNAMKSYNVRYLPDVPPDRVIDQVPEPGSIVKPGRSIILVLNRLDKPSYPVPDLVGRTEAEARTELERLGMVVAEVQTQVVSDADQDGRVLSQSIPPDVVLKSGSQVSFIVGKLEQEPTGMRLVIVPDVLGMSVDQARSVIVKDGLLLGKISYENSDLLVPGTVVSQKPSANAMVQFGRPVDITVVGNPN
- a CDS encoding superoxide dismutase; its protein translation is MAYQQPALPYADNALEPHISANTIGFHYGKHHAAYVKNYNGFVEGTPYDAMSLEEVIIQTASDASKTGIFNNGAQAWNHSFYWNCLTPNGGGEPTGEIATKITEDFGSVDKFKEELKNAAATQFGSGWAWLVLDGGKLKVTKTGNAQNPMTSGQTPLLCIDVWEHAYYLDYQNRRPDHVAAVIENLINWEFINANYAAAK
- the tatC gene encoding twin-arginine translocase subunit TatC, with translation MSNENEPTIPPADGKGTGAETGNDQEPAFPTVPEKEEQEELKNENSLDFPEDDFKALEKAPGEIADSAPQVKTETAEPEGEAEPEDGMSFLDHLEELRWRLIWSLIAFVVAAIVTAFFSDFLVNQVLIRPLKESGPNIHLQNLVPYGQISLYLQVIVFAAFVLAFPFLVWQIWQFVEPGLHETEKAASRFIIFFISICFFSGIAFGYFVFLPISLKFFAGFGSELIANNIAIQDYISFFMGTLLTTGLVFELPFVSYVLSKIGLLTPAFMRFYRRHAVVALLIIAAIVTPSTDMVTQAVIAIPMIVLYEISIYISAAVQKKRNKKMMEEGVA